A single genomic interval of Eurosta solidaginis isolate ZX-2024a chromosome 3, ASM4086904v1, whole genome shotgun sequence harbors:
- the LOC137244181 gene encoding uncharacterized protein, whose product MRERSQTMPRRRGPKLHLPAPRRYNYEENFFSESPYYTIDNTENIYGTTLSPTQRCYVDPWDLENYDYVRKKLSSTPIRCSAESYYDTSLSTSPYYMARSPSSEVPLVSPKRLAATMPRTRRQSQWNNSCQLGCCSEVSPMSTMRRRRYKDTKSEINGVDYSKYDDYMSHMIMNIETDEDKYTDYDGLSSSSSTELHSSIDEELYKAPTFTINRSSGYESTIRRKTGSSLYDKPAPRLEFPAPQSIPPPTPSYDYSNPYATSPHCSASDCYVCSMFYASPSMYGVMDSSAEEGYNDSAIYCSSTERSPFSSLYSGIYSNKFVLSKTGLLQIDYSCSWNDLDRIMGRQY is encoded by the exons ATGCGTGAGCGCAGCCAGACAATGCCCCGCCGACGTGGTCCAAAATTACATCTACCAGCTCCACGTCGTTACAATTATGAGGAAAATTTTTTCTCGGAGTCTCCATATTACACCATCGACAATACAGAGAATATATACGGGACAACGCTTTCACCAACGCAACGTTGTTACGTGGATCCATGGGATTTGGAGAACTACGATTATGTCAGGAA AAAGTTAAGTTCCACGCCCATTCGCTGTTCGGCCGAATCCTACTATGACACATCTTTATCGACTAGTCCATACTATATGGCACGTTCACCGTCCTCTGAGGTTCCACTTGTATCACCAAAACGTTTAGCCGCTACGATGCCAAGAACCCGAAGACAATCCCAATGGAATAATTCATGCCAATTGGGTTGTTGTTCTGAAGTGTCACCAATGTCAACGATGCGCCGTCGTCGCTACAAGGATACTAAGAGTGAGATTAATGGTGTAGATTATAGCAAATATGACGACTATATGTCACACATGATCATGAACATTGAAACTGACGAGGATAAATATACTGATTATGATG GTCTCTCTTCATCATCTTCTACTGAATTGCATAGCTCCATTGACGAGGAACTTTACAAAGCACCAACATTCACAATAAACCGATCTTCTGGTTATGAATCTACAATTCGAAGAAAAACTGGTTCCTCCTTATATGACAAACCTGCTCCACGATTGGAATTTCCCGCACCACAATCGATACCACCTCCAACCCCTTCTTATGACTACTCTAATCCTTATGCAACCTCACCACATTGTAGTGCATCCGATTGTTATGTTTGCTCGATGTTCTATGCCTCTCCTTCAATGTATGGTGTAATGGATAGCAGCGCCGAAGAAGGTTACAATGACAGTGCAATTTATTGTAGCTCTACAGAGCGAAGCCCCTTCTCATCGCTCTACAGCGGAATTTATAGCAATAAATTCGTGTTGAGCAAAACGGGTCTGTTGCAGATTGATTATTCGTGCAGCTGGAATGATTTGGATCGCATTATGGGGCGACAGTACTGA